The Pirellulimonas nuda genome includes a region encoding these proteins:
- a CDS encoding putative zinc-binding protein — MQNPPKPPLLFACSGCSNAGQLADQLARELDRRGIAEMSCLAGLGASKPHFLKKLSQREVWVIDGCAIACGLGVFAVLGEHTDVHIRLHELGVRKNAPLPAGRQLEELIDAALRQAAQQKQEHTTARAGNEDRNHTNP; from the coding sequence ATGCAAAATCCGCCGAAACCGCCGCTGCTGTTCGCCTGCTCTGGGTGCTCCAACGCCGGGCAGCTCGCAGACCAACTGGCCCGTGAGCTCGACCGGCGCGGGATCGCCGAGATGTCGTGCCTGGCCGGGCTGGGCGCGTCGAAGCCGCATTTCCTCAAGAAGCTCTCGCAACGAGAGGTCTGGGTCATCGACGGCTGCGCGATCGCGTGCGGCCTCGGCGTGTTCGCGGTTTTGGGAGAACACACCGACGTCCACATCCGCCTGCACGAGCTGGGGGTCCGCAAGAACGCGCCCCTGCCCGCCGGGCGGCAGCTCGAAGAGCTGATCGACGCGGCGCTGCGTCAAGCGGCGCAGCAGAAGCAGGAGCACACGACCGCGCGAGCGGGCAACGAGGATCGCAACCACACCAACCCTTAG
- a CDS encoding nitronate monooxygenase, with product MELAREPIIIQGGMGVAVSAWPLAKAVAQTGQLGVVSGTALDVVLARRLQRGDPGGHLRRALAEFPLPDIAQRVLDRYFVPGGTPADAPFVPLRLLDESPSQDQQELIVVANFVEVYLAKEDHDGLVGINYLEKIQLPTLPSLFGALIAGVDYVLMGAGIPTAIPGILDRLCEGKPVELALRVEGAERDDRFRCCFDPDTFTGGQTPWLRRPKFLPIVASATLATMLTRKASGAVDGFVVEGPTAGGHNAPPRGQPSFNNRGEPVYGERDVVDLAAMRSLGRPFWLAGSYGSPERVVDALEAGAAGVQVGTAFAFCNESGMSESIRRAVIQGSKSGALDVCTDPVASPTGFPFKVLSLLGSLSEAAAYQLRKRRCDLGFLRQAFRKPNGGLGWRCPAEPVAAYVHKGGQQADTTGRKCVCNALMANVGLGQVRADGGRELPLVTSGDEVRHLAQFLRGSDALAYSARDVVSYLLSLVGARRTSVPC from the coding sequence ATGGAACTAGCACGCGAACCGATCATTATTCAGGGTGGGATGGGGGTTGCCGTGTCCGCTTGGCCACTGGCCAAGGCGGTTGCGCAAACCGGCCAACTGGGCGTGGTGTCGGGCACGGCGCTCGACGTGGTGTTGGCGCGCCGGCTGCAACGGGGCGACCCGGGCGGCCACCTCCGGCGGGCCCTCGCCGAGTTCCCCCTGCCGGACATCGCCCAACGCGTCCTCGATCGCTACTTCGTGCCGGGAGGAACGCCGGCAGACGCGCCGTTCGTTCCGCTCAGGCTGCTAGACGAGTCCCCCTCGCAGGACCAGCAGGAGCTGATCGTCGTGGCCAACTTTGTGGAGGTGTACCTGGCCAAGGAAGACCACGACGGGCTGGTGGGCATCAACTACCTAGAGAAGATCCAGCTCCCCACGCTCCCCTCGTTGTTCGGCGCTCTGATTGCTGGGGTCGACTACGTGCTGATGGGGGCCGGGATCCCGACGGCTATCCCCGGCATCCTCGATCGGCTCTGCGAGGGCAAGCCCGTGGAGCTCGCCCTCAGGGTAGAAGGCGCCGAGCGGGACGACCGCTTCCGCTGCTGCTTCGACCCCGACACGTTCACCGGGGGCCAGACGCCGTGGCTCCGGCGGCCCAAGTTCTTGCCGATCGTCGCGTCGGCGACGCTCGCCACGATGCTGACCCGCAAGGCCAGCGGCGCGGTCGACGGCTTTGTTGTCGAGGGCCCCACGGCCGGCGGACACAATGCGCCCCCCCGTGGGCAGCCGAGCTTCAACAACCGTGGAGAACCGGTGTACGGAGAACGCGACGTTGTCGACTTGGCGGCGATGCGCTCGCTGGGGCGCCCGTTCTGGCTAGCGGGGTCGTACGGCTCTCCGGAGCGGGTGGTCGACGCCCTAGAGGCAGGCGCCGCGGGCGTTCAGGTGGGGACCGCGTTTGCGTTCTGCAACGAGTCGGGGATGAGTGAATCGATCCGCCGCGCAGTGATCCAGGGGAGCAAGTCGGGCGCGTTGGACGTGTGCACCGACCCGGTCGCGTCGCCGACCGGCTTCCCGTTCAAGGTGCTGTCGCTGCTGGGCAGCCTGTCGGAAGCCGCGGCGTACCAACTCCGCAAGCGGCGTTGCGACCTGGGGTTCCTCCGTCAGGCCTTCCGCAAACCCAATGGCGGCCTGGGCTGGCGTTGCCCGGCCGAGCCCGTCGCCGCCTACGTGCACAAGGGGGGCCAACAAGCGGACACGACCGGCCGGAAGTGCGTATGCAATGCCCTGATGGCCAACGTCGGCCTGGGGCAGGTCCGCGCCGATGGCGGCCGCGAGCTCCCGCTGGTCACCAGCGGCGACGAGGTCCGGCATCTGGCGCAGTTCCTAAGAGGCTCCGACGCCTTGGCGTACTCCGCTCGCGATGTGGTGAGCTACCTGCTGTCGCTTGTAGGGGCGCGCCGAACCTCGGTCCCCTGCTGA
- a CDS encoding PSD1 and planctomycete cytochrome C domain-containing protein — MKQSPNKQDAPAGCCIVAALCVSWMGALAPSPAAAQARLSFNRDIRPILSENCFHCHGPDAGARQAGLALHTAGQAAAAIRPGRPDESELVARVFSNEHPMPPVGSNRSLSEAQKGLLRQWIAEGAEYQSHWAYLPPQRPPTPTPEELDGRPTRTPIDAFIQARLAQEGLAISPEAEPEVLARRATLALTGLAPTPAETDQFLADEEPGAYERLVDRLLASDAYAERMTLVWLDASRFADSDGYQNDAPRSNWPWRDWVIAAYRDNMPFDRFTIEQLAGDMLPNPTPSQRLATAFNRNHRQNGEGGALEEEFFVENVIDRVETTSAVWLGLTTGCARCHDHKYDPISQREFYQLYAYFDNIGERGIGKGVDADPLMQSGSPLRPIPAPLADRLAAAERGLESARKGLPDRRAAWVRRMAADGPSDKNEWFPVEPAKRVTVVRGERREEAAPMPDGSYEFGRYGSQAVAYEIDVNTAGEAITGLRIDVLPSSHLGQNPTLGAGDNGNFVVTNLSARVAYQGEPAGTKLEIARVQADYEQPGYPASKAIDSDAKSGWAVNGADPSRPVRLQLQLKEPIKKDVQATLTLVIEQNSIYANHTIGRLRAYFSTLPMSMTLTKSLNQTLRKPQATWTDAQRKEVDDHYAKIDPPLLAAIGEHDGASRAIDRAGFARVPVMVMNERDDRRPTYLLSRGQYDAPDLSEALPRTVIAALLGDHEAPRDRLELAEWIVSRDNPITARVVANRMWQHMFGIGLVKTTEDFGSQGERPSHPELLDWLAVEFIDSGWDVKQFYRLIARSSVFRQSSRVTPALHEKDPENRLLARGPRYRIDGFAVRDVALGAAGLLRTDVGGPPVKPYQPGGLWEAVGASASDRYVQDTGDNLYRKSMYTYWRRAVNPPLQTIFDASGREVCNVRRRLTNTPLQALALMNDETFIEAARRLAQRMMTESGRSPDERLAYGYRLATAYHASPATLQVLRDNLGFFKGHFAERQTDALALLAHGQSPRDQSLDASEHAAYTAVAHLILNLDETITLE, encoded by the coding sequence ATGAAGCAATCGCCAAACAAGCAAGACGCTCCCGCGGGTTGCTGCATCGTCGCGGCACTTTGTGTGTCGTGGATGGGCGCGCTGGCGCCGTCGCCGGCGGCGGCGCAGGCCAGGCTTTCGTTTAACCGCGACATCCGTCCGATCCTGTCGGAGAACTGCTTCCACTGCCACGGCCCCGACGCGGGGGCCCGGCAAGCAGGCCTGGCCCTGCACACGGCCGGGCAGGCCGCGGCGGCGATCCGGCCCGGGAGGCCCGACGAGAGCGAGCTGGTGGCGCGGGTCTTCAGCAACGAGCACCCAATGCCGCCGGTCGGCTCCAACCGGTCGCTCAGCGAAGCACAGAAAGGCTTGCTGCGGCAGTGGATCGCCGAGGGCGCCGAGTACCAGTCTCACTGGGCCTACCTACCGCCGCAGAGGCCGCCAACGCCAACGCCCGAAGAACTCGACGGCAGACCCACTCGCACCCCGATCGACGCGTTTATCCAAGCCAGGCTTGCGCAGGAGGGGCTCGCGATCTCTCCCGAGGCCGAGCCCGAGGTGCTCGCGCGGCGGGCCACTCTGGCGCTCACCGGGCTCGCGCCCACGCCGGCCGAGACGGACCAGTTTCTGGCAGACGAGGAGCCGGGCGCCTACGAGCGGCTGGTCGATCGGCTGCTGGCGTCCGACGCCTACGCAGAACGGATGACGCTGGTTTGGCTCGACGCGTCGCGCTTCGCCGATTCGGACGGCTACCAGAACGACGCCCCGCGGTCGAACTGGCCCTGGCGCGACTGGGTGATCGCCGCGTACCGAGACAACATGCCGTTCGATCGGTTCACGATCGAGCAGTTGGCGGGCGACATGCTCCCCAACCCCACCCCCAGCCAGCGTCTGGCGACCGCCTTCAACCGCAACCACCGGCAGAACGGCGAGGGGGGCGCGCTGGAAGAAGAGTTCTTTGTTGAGAACGTGATCGACCGGGTCGAAACCACCTCCGCGGTGTGGCTCGGACTCACCACTGGCTGCGCGCGTTGTCACGACCACAAGTACGACCCTATCTCGCAGCGCGAGTTCTACCAGTTGTACGCGTACTTCGACAACATCGGCGAGCGGGGCATCGGCAAGGGGGTCGACGCGGATCCGTTGATGCAGAGCGGCTCGCCGCTGCGGCCGATCCCAGCGCCGCTGGCCGATCGTTTGGCCGCCGCGGAGCGGGGGCTTGAGTCGGCGCGCAAGGGCTTGCCGGACCGGCGCGCCGCGTGGGTCCGCCGGATGGCCGCGGACGGGCCCTCGGACAAGAACGAGTGGTTCCCGGTCGAACCGGCAAAGCGGGTGACGGTGGTCCGCGGCGAGCGCCGTGAAGAGGCGGCCCCCATGCCCGATGGGAGCTACGAGTTCGGCAGGTATGGCAGCCAGGCGGTTGCTTACGAGATCGACGTCAACACCGCCGGCGAGGCGATCACGGGCCTGCGGATCGACGTGCTCCCCAGCAGCCACCTGGGCCAGAACCCAACCCTGGGCGCCGGCGACAACGGCAACTTTGTGGTGACCAACCTGTCGGCGCGTGTCGCCTACCAGGGCGAGCCGGCGGGGACGAAGCTCGAGATCGCGCGGGTCCAGGCAGACTACGAGCAGCCCGGCTACCCCGCGTCGAAAGCCATCGACAGCGACGCTAAGAGCGGCTGGGCCGTCAACGGGGCCGATCCCTCCCGACCGGTGAGGCTGCAACTGCAACTCAAAGAGCCGATCAAGAAGGACGTTCAGGCGACCCTCACGCTCGTGATCGAGCAGAACTCGATCTACGCCAATCACACCATCGGCCGGCTACGGGCGTACTTCTCGACGCTGCCGATGTCGATGACGCTGACCAAGTCGCTCAACCAGACGCTGCGGAAGCCGCAGGCCACGTGGACCGACGCGCAGCGGAAGGAGGTAGACGACCACTACGCGAAGATCGATCCGCCGCTGCTGGCGGCAATCGGCGAGCACGACGGGGCGAGCCGGGCGATCGACCGCGCGGGGTTCGCTAGGGTGCCGGTGATGGTGATGAACGAACGCGACGACCGGCGACCCACCTACTTGTTGAGCCGCGGCCAGTACGACGCGCCAGACCTGTCCGAGGCGTTGCCGCGCACGGTGATCGCGGCGCTGTTGGGGGACCACGAGGCGCCCCGCGACCGCCTGGAGCTCGCCGAGTGGATCGTCAGCCGCGACAACCCCATCACGGCCCGGGTGGTTGCGAACCGGATGTGGCAGCACATGTTCGGCATCGGGTTGGTGAAGACGACCGAGGACTTCGGTTCGCAGGGCGAACGCCCCAGCCACCCGGAACTACTCGACTGGCTGGCGGTGGAGTTCATCGACTCTGGTTGGGACGTTAAGCAGTTCTACCGGCTGATCGCCCGCAGCAGCGTGTTCCGGCAGTCGTCTCGCGTGACCCCGGCGTTGCACGAGAAAGACCCGGAGAACCGGCTGCTGGCGCGGGGGCCCAGGTACCGCATCGATGGCTTCGCGGTGCGCGACGTCGCGCTCGGCGCCGCGGGCCTGCTGCGGACGGACGTCGGCGGACCGCCGGTCAAGCCGTACCAGCCCGGCGGGCTGTGGGAAGCGGTCGGCGCGTCGGCCAGCGACCGCTACGTGCAGGACACGGGAGACAATCTCTATCGCAAGAGCATGTACACCTACTGGAGGCGTGCCGTGAATCCCCCGCTCCAGACGATCTTCGACGCTTCGGGACGCGAGGTCTGCAACGTGCGGCGGCGCCTGACCAACACCCCGCTGCAAGCGCTGGCGTTGATGAACGACGAAACGTTCATCGAGGCGGCGCGCCGCCTCGCCCAGCGGATGATGACCGAGTCGGGCCGATCGCCCGACGAGCGGCTGGCGTACGGCTACCGCTTGGCTACCGCCTACCACGCGTCTCCCGCGACCCTGCAGGTGTTGCGGGACAACCTCGGCTTCTTCAAGGGGCACTTCGCCGAGCGCCAAACGGACGCACTGGCGTTGCTCGCCCACGGCCAGTCGCCGCGCGATCAATCCCTCGACGCCTCGGAGCACGCCGCCTACACGGCGGTAGCCCACCTGATCCTGAACCTGGACGAGACGATCACGCTCGAGTAG
- a CDS encoding DUF1501 domain-containing protein: MREPIALESKLALNRRHFFGKASRGIGAAALASLLSADQWGGCALAAAPGASGSPGPPRPHFAPKAKRMIYLFQSGAPSQQDLFDRKPLLNRYFGEELGDHVEMNQRVTGMTMNQKRFPIAGTKYKFRRDPHSGTEISELLPYTREVSQEFCLIRSMHTEAINHDPAITFFQTGSQIPGRPSIGSWLSYGLGSENDDLPGFVAMVSRGTGRPNCQPLYDRLWGAGFLPTQYAGVKFMSVGDPVLFLSNPAGWSSAAQRRMLDDLARLNEEKLAEFGDPEINTRIKQYELAYRMQTSVPELTDFSDEPQHVLDMYGPNVQQRGSYAYNCLMARRLAERDVRFIQLFHMGWDQHFTLPEQLPGQCHDTDQPSAALIKDLKSRGLLDDTLVVWGGEFGRTSYCQGALTHDNYGRDHHPRCFSLWAAGGGIKRGVTYGATDDFSYNVVENGVHVHDLHATLLHQMGIDHERLTYKFQGRQFRLTDVHGHVVKDILA, translated from the coding sequence ATGCGAGAACCCATCGCCCTGGAAAGCAAGCTGGCGCTGAATCGTCGGCACTTCTTCGGAAAAGCCTCGCGGGGGATCGGCGCGGCCGCGTTGGCCTCGCTGCTCAGCGCTGATCAGTGGGGGGGCTGCGCCCTGGCTGCCGCGCCGGGGGCGTCTGGTTCGCCGGGGCCCCCGCGTCCGCACTTTGCGCCCAAGGCAAAGCGGATGATCTACCTGTTTCAGAGCGGGGCGCCGTCGCAGCAGGACCTGTTCGACCGCAAGCCGCTGCTGAACCGGTACTTTGGGGAAGAGCTTGGCGACCACGTCGAGATGAACCAGCGGGTCACCGGGATGACGATGAATCAGAAGCGATTCCCGATCGCCGGCACCAAGTACAAGTTCCGCCGCGATCCTCACTCGGGGACGGAGATTTCCGAGCTGCTCCCCTATACCCGCGAGGTGTCGCAAGAGTTCTGCCTGATCCGCTCGATGCACACCGAGGCGATCAACCACGACCCGGCGATCACGTTCTTTCAGACCGGATCGCAGATCCCCGGGCGGCCGAGCATTGGCTCTTGGCTGTCGTATGGGTTGGGGTCGGAGAACGACGACCTGCCCGGCTTCGTCGCGATGGTCTCGCGCGGCACCGGCCGCCCGAATTGCCAGCCGCTGTACGACCGCCTGTGGGGCGCCGGGTTCTTGCCGACCCAGTACGCCGGCGTGAAGTTCATGAGCGTGGGTGACCCCGTGTTGTTCCTCTCGAACCCGGCCGGCTGGTCGTCCGCCGCGCAGCGGCGGATGCTGGACGACCTGGCGAGGCTCAACGAAGAGAAGCTCGCAGAGTTCGGCGACCCCGAGATCAACACCCGGATCAAGCAGTACGAGCTGGCCTACCGGATGCAGACGTCGGTCCCCGAGCTGACCGACTTCTCGGACGAGCCGCAGCACGTGCTAGACATGTACGGCCCGAACGTCCAGCAGCGTGGGTCGTACGCGTACAACTGCCTGATGGCGCGGCGGCTGGCCGAACGCGACGTGCGGTTCATCCAGTTGTTCCATATGGGATGGGACCAGCACTTCACGCTGCCCGAACAGCTTCCGGGGCAGTGCCACGACACCGACCAGCCCTCCGCGGCGCTCATCAAGGACCTGAAGTCGCGCGGGTTGCTCGACGACACCTTGGTGGTGTGGGGGGGCGAGTTCGGACGCACCTCGTACTGCCAGGGGGCGTTGACCCACGACAACTACGGTCGCGACCACCACCCGCGTTGCTTCTCGCTGTGGGCGGCCGGCGGCGGCATCAAGCGCGGCGTCACCTACGGTGCGACCGACGACTTTAGCTACAACGTCGTCGAGAACGGCGTGCACGTTCACGACCTGCACGCCACGCTGCTGCACCAGATGGGGATCGATCACGAGCGGCTCACTTACAAGTTCCAGGGCCGCCAGTTCCGGTTGACCGACGTGCACGGTCACGTGGTGAAAGACATCCTGGCTTAG
- a CDS encoding bifunctional 4-hydroxy-2-oxoglutarate aldolase/2-dehydro-3-deoxy-phosphogluconate aldolase — translation MSDAVFEQLGRHKLAPVIALDDAKQAEPLAEALVAGGLPVAEVTFRTDAALESIRIMAQRGDLLVGAGTVLTTRQVDQAQEAGATFIVSPGFNPKVVRHAQQAGICVCPGVCTPSDIEQAIEHGLEVVKFFPAEAFGGLATLKAIAAPYRQVRFMPTGGIGPDNVRDYLAFDRVVACGGSWMVKPSLYADGDFAPVRRAAAEAVALVKQ, via the coding sequence ATGAGCGACGCGGTGTTTGAACAACTCGGCCGGCACAAGCTGGCGCCCGTCATCGCCCTGGACGACGCCAAGCAGGCCGAGCCGCTCGCCGAAGCGCTCGTAGCGGGGGGGCTGCCGGTGGCCGAGGTGACGTTCCGCACCGATGCAGCGCTCGAGTCGATCCGCATTATGGCCCAGCGGGGCGACCTGTTGGTGGGGGCGGGCACCGTGCTCACCACGCGGCAGGTCGACCAGGCGCAGGAAGCCGGCGCTACGTTTATCGTCTCGCCCGGGTTCAATCCCAAGGTAGTTCGGCACGCCCAGCAAGCGGGCATCTGCGTGTGCCCGGGGGTCTGCACTCCCAGCGACATCGAGCAAGCGATCGAGCACGGGCTCGAGGTCGTCAAGTTCTTCCCGGCCGAGGCGTTCGGCGGGCTGGCGACGCTCAAGGCGATCGCGGCGCCCTACCGGCAGGTGCGGTTTATGCCGACCGGCGGCATCGGGCCGGACAACGTCCGCGACTATCTGGCGTTCGACCGTGTGGTGGCCTGCGGCGGGAGCTGGATGGTGAAACCTTCGTTGTACGCCGACGGCGATTTTGCCCCCGTCCGGCGGGCGGCGGCCGAGGCCGTTGCGCTTGTTAAGCAATAG
- a CDS encoding 3-ketoacyl-ACP reductase, whose amino-acid sequence MSKADRRVALVTGGSRGIGFGVARALAAEGLDVVINGRRPEPDVAEPIAELRSLGAQVLYCRADIGELADHGAMLDAIRGRFGRLDVLVNNAGVAPDVRADLLDATPESFDRLMRINLRGPYFLTQAVARWMIEQRKADQGFQAAIVNVSSVSATEASVNRGDYCISKAGVGMATQLWAARLGEFGVPVFEVRPGVIRTDMTAGVTDKYDKLLAEGLTVEPRWGVPEDVGRAVVVLATGKLTYATGAVLPIDGGLTLRRL is encoded by the coding sequence ATGAGCAAGGCAGACAGACGCGTCGCGTTGGTCACTGGGGGGAGCCGCGGCATCGGCTTCGGGGTAGCGCGCGCCCTGGCGGCCGAAGGTTTGGACGTCGTGATCAACGGCCGGCGGCCCGAGCCGGACGTCGCCGAGCCCATCGCGGAGTTGCGATCGTTGGGCGCCCAGGTGCTGTATTGCCGGGCCGACATCGGCGAGCTGGCGGACCACGGGGCGATGCTCGATGCGATCCGCGGCCGCTTCGGCCGGCTGGACGTGCTGGTGAACAACGCGGGGGTGGCGCCCGACGTGCGGGCCGACCTGCTGGACGCGACGCCGGAGAGCTTCGACCGCCTGATGCGGATCAATCTGCGCGGGCCCTACTTCCTCACGCAGGCGGTCGCCCGGTGGATGATCGAGCAGCGGAAGGCCGACCAAGGGTTTCAGGCCGCCATCGTCAACGTGTCGAGCGTCAGCGCGACCGAGGCGTCCGTCAACCGGGGCGACTACTGCATCTCGAAGGCGGGCGTCGGGATGGCGACGCAGTTGTGGGCGGCCCGGCTCGGCGAGTTTGGCGTGCCGGTTTTCGAGGTGCGGCCGGGCGTCATCCGCACCGACATGACGGCGGGCGTCACGGACAAGTACGATAAGCTGCTGGCCGAAGGCCTGACCGTCGAACCGCGGTGGGGCGTGCCGGAAGATGTTGGTCGCGCCGTCGTCGTGCTGGCGACCGGAAAACTCACCTACGCTACCGGCGCCGTGCTGCCGATCGATGGCGGCCTCACCCTACGAAGGCTGTAA
- a CDS encoding glycoside hydrolase family 88 protein: protein MIDIDLQLTPRDLLPALTRMWAASADRLDRIEGRWAAGTASPVFTVDGAYQAQGWTEWTQGFQYGSLILQFDATGEQRYLGLGRERTVAAMAPHVTHFGVHDHGFNNVSTYGALLRLMNEGRIEEDPWQRHFYELALKASGSVQAARWSPTSSGDGYIYSFNGPQSLFVDTIRSCRALSMAHQLGHALMGERDGRISLIGRIIQHAKVTATYNIWYGEDRDTYDIRGRTAHESLFNTNNGDYRAPSTQQGYSPFTTWTRGLAWAMVGYPEQLEWLATRPDEELEPHGGRAAVEGVFLKAAGAVCDYYIDETPTCGVPYWDTGAPGLARMGDYLDRPADPFNDIEPVDSSAAAIGCQGLLRLGSLLDARGETEAAARYRQAGLTALRTLLDEPYLATDGKHEGLLLHTVYHQPNGWDHVPAGRTAPVGEACMWGDYHLREAALCVGRLAKGEPYYTFFGPSK, encoded by the coding sequence ATGATTGATATCGACTTGCAGTTGACCCCGCGCGACCTGCTGCCCGCGCTCACGCGGATGTGGGCCGCCTCGGCCGACAGGCTCGACCGCATTGAGGGGCGCTGGGCCGCGGGGACCGCGTCGCCGGTCTTCACCGTCGACGGGGCGTACCAAGCGCAGGGCTGGACCGAATGGACGCAAGGGTTCCAGTACGGCAGCCTGATCTTGCAGTTTGACGCGACGGGCGAGCAGCGGTATCTCGGCCTGGGGCGCGAGCGGACCGTCGCCGCGATGGCCCCCCACGTGACGCATTTCGGCGTGCACGATCACGGCTTCAACAACGTCAGCACCTACGGCGCCCTGCTGCGGCTGATGAACGAGGGCCGCATCGAAGAAGACCCGTGGCAACGCCATTTCTACGAGCTGGCGCTCAAGGCCTCGGGCTCGGTTCAAGCGGCGCGGTGGTCGCCGACCAGCAGCGGCGACGGGTACATCTACTCGTTCAACGGCCCGCAATCGTTGTTCGTAGACACCATCCGCTCGTGCCGGGCGCTGTCCATGGCCCACCAGTTGGGCCATGCGCTGATGGGCGAGCGCGACGGGCGCATCAGCCTGATCGGGCGGATCATCCAGCACGCCAAGGTCACCGCGACCTACAACATTTGGTACGGCGAAGACCGAGACACGTACGACATCCGCGGCCGCACGGCGCACGAGTCGTTGTTCAACACCAACAACGGCGACTACCGGGCCCCGTCGACCCAGCAGGGTTACTCCCCGTTCACCACGTGGACCCGCGGCCTGGCGTGGGCGATGGTCGGTTACCCCGAGCAGCTTGAGTGGTTGGCGACCCGGCCCGACGAAGAGCTGGAGCCGCACGGGGGCCGCGCGGCGGTTGAAGGGGTGTTCCTCAAGGCGGCCGGAGCCGTCTGCGACTACTACATCGACGAGACTCCCACCTGCGGCGTCCCCTACTGGGACACCGGGGCGCCGGGGCTGGCCCGGATGGGCGACTATCTAGATCGGCCGGCCGACCCGTTTAACGACATCGAGCCGGTCGACAGCTCTGCGGCGGCGATCGGGTGCCAGGGGCTGTTGAGGCTTGGCAGTTTGCTCGACGCGCGGGGCGAGACCGAGGCCGCCGCCCGCTACCGCCAGGCGGGGCTCACAGCGTTGCGGACGCTGCTGGATGAGCCCTACCTGGCCACCGACGGCAAGCACGAAGGGCTGCTGTTGCACACCGTCTACCACCAGCCGAACGGCTGGGACCACGTGCCGGCGGGTCGCACGGCCCCGGTGGGCGAGGCCTGCATGTGGGGCGACTACCACCTCCGCGAGGCGGCGCTGTGCGTCGGGCGCCTCGCCAAGGGCGAGCCGTATTACACCTTCTTCGGGCCGAGCAAGTAG
- a CDS encoding winged helix-turn-helix transcriptional regulator has protein sequence MGAGAKSKQKGVACPVETTLRVIGGRWKVLIIHFLLTGTMRFGELTRSLGGISARTLSKQLRELEADGVVARKDFGEIPPKVEYSLTPLGKTLEPVLRSMEAWGVVVERRR, from the coding sequence ATGGGAGCAGGGGCCAAAAGCAAGCAGAAGGGGGTGGCGTGCCCGGTAGAGACAACGCTGAGGGTGATCGGCGGCCGCTGGAAGGTGTTGATCATCCATTTCTTGCTGACCGGGACCATGCGGTTCGGAGAACTGACGCGCTCGCTCGGCGGCATCTCGGCGAGAACGCTGTCGAAGCAGCTCCGCGAGCTCGAGGCCGACGGGGTTGTTGCGCGTAAGGACTTCGGCGAGATCCCCCCCAAGGTCGAGTACTCGCTGACCCCGCTCGGCAAGACGCTCGAGCCGGTGCTCCGTTCCATGGAGGCGTGGGGCGTCGTGGTTGAGAGGCGCCGATAG
- the ycaC gene encoding isochorismate family cysteine hydrolase YcaC: MSGFQYHRLDKSDAAVLLVDHQSGLCNVVGDFSPDDFKNNVLAIADAAKYFELPTILTTSFESGPNGPLVPELKERFPDAPYIARPGQINAWDNEDFVKAVKATGKKQLIIAGVVTEVCVAFPALSALEEGYEVFVITDASGTFNQTTRDAAWSRMEAAGAQLMSWFGMACELHRDWRNDMEGLGELFSNHLPSYRNLITSYNAPR, translated from the coding sequence ATGAGCGGATTCCAATACCATCGTCTCGACAAGTCGGACGCGGCCGTCTTGCTCGTCGATCATCAATCCGGGCTGTGCAACGTCGTCGGCGACTTCTCGCCGGACGACTTCAAGAACAACGTGCTGGCCATCGCCGACGCGGCCAAGTACTTCGAGCTGCCGACCATCCTCACGACCAGTTTCGAGTCGGGCCCCAATGGCCCGCTGGTCCCCGAGCTGAAGGAGCGCTTCCCCGACGCCCCCTACATCGCCCGCCCCGGGCAGATCAACGCCTGGGACAACGAAGACTTCGTCAAGGCGGTCAAAGCCACCGGCAAGAAGCAGCTAATCATCGCCGGCGTCGTCACCGAAGTGTGCGTCGCGTTCCCGGCGCTCTCGGCCCTTGAAGAAGGCTACGAGGTGTTCGTGATTACCGACGCCTCCGGCACCTTCAACCAGACGACCCGCGACGCCGCTTGGTCGCGGATGGAGGCCGCCGGGGCGCAGCTCATGAGTTGGTTCGGGATGGCTTGCGAACTCCACCGCGACTGGCGGAACGATATGGAGGGTTTGGGCGAGTTGTTCTCGAACCACCTGCCGTCCTACCGCAACCTAATCACCAGCTACAACGCCCCGAGGTAG